Proteins encoded together in one Pseudomonadota bacterium window:
- a CDS encoding DUF342 domain-containing protein yields the protein MPYRVTLLFGKASEEQSDQGAAVNHYRPHGISRVETGQILARLEPLPGSSETSDMPTGVDFFSIKDQTVIENPTIELREDGPLTYVVSRGTGFAALSGEKIVVSPFLTIPGDINFHTGNLICPGDLVIEGSIMSGFKVTAENLTVYGSIENATVKARGNLICRGGIVGCQDQPLLCGANLWCKYLENSTIEVKNNIFIARSSLHSNMKAGGDIVLCQNSAILVGGQCEAGRSIYCGVSGAKWETPTELILGREPFLAKRAHLIQHKLHKLEKELQELNQRIEQINLFMQLDAPAADEQPRQLQEERELLENKRKFIENKQRTITFQLQDLQRKIKAYEQLHDNSALTVTNQVFRGVNLTIKECRYHVEAETKAATYREKRGIIVNSALNGTD from the coding sequence ATGCCCTACCGAGTAACCTTGCTCTTCGGCAAAGCGTCGGAGGAACAATCCGATCAAGGTGCGGCGGTGAACCATTATCGACCACATGGCATCAGTCGGGTTGAAACCGGTCAGATTCTGGCCCGGCTTGAGCCCCTGCCGGGATCTTCGGAAACCTCAGACATGCCCACCGGGGTTGATTTTTTTTCGATAAAAGACCAAACCGTTATCGAAAATCCGACAATTGAACTCCGTGAAGATGGACCGCTGACTTACGTCGTCAGCCGAGGCACCGGCTTTGCGGCTCTGAGCGGCGAAAAGATCGTGGTTTCTCCCTTCCTGACCATCCCCGGCGATATTAATTTTCACACCGGCAACCTGATCTGCCCCGGAGATCTGGTGATTGAGGGCTCCATCATGAGCGGCTTTAAGGTCACGGCTGAAAATCTGACCGTTTACGGCAGCATTGAAAACGCGACCGTCAAGGCCCGGGGCAACCTGATCTGCCGGGGCGGAATCGTCGGCTGCCAAGATCAACCGTTACTCTGTGGCGCCAACCTCTGGTGTAAATATCTTGAAAACTCCACGATTGAAGTAAAAAACAATATTTTTATCGCCCGCTCAAGTCTGCACAGCAACATGAAAGCCGGAGGCGATATCGTTCTTTGTCAGAACTCGGCGATCCTGGTCGGGGGCCAATGTGAAGCCGGCAGATCCATTTATTGCGGCGTTTCCGGAGCCAAATGGGAAACCCCGACAGAACTCATCCTGGGTCGGGAACCTTTTCTTGCAAAAAGAGCTCACCTTATCCAACATAAACTGCACAAACTGGAAAAGGAACTGCAAGAGCTAAATCAACGTATCGAGCAAATCAACCTGTTTATGCAGCTTGATGCCCCCGCGGCCGATGAGCAGCCCCGGCAACTGCAAGAGGAAAGAGAACTACTTGAAAACAAAAGGAAATTCATCGAAAACAAACAACGAACCATAACTTTTCAGCTTCAGGATCTGCAAAGGAAAATCAAGGCTTACGAACAGCTTCATGATAACAGCGCGCTTACGGTAACCAATCAGGTTTTCAGAGGCGTCAATCTTACCATTAAGGAATGCCGGTACCATGTCGAAGCTGAAACCAAGGCGGCAACCTATCGGGAAAAAAGAGGTATAATCGTAAACTCCGCCCTTAACGGCACAGATTAA
- a CDS encoding motility protein A (Homolog of MotA, appears to be involved in motility on surfaces and under different ionic conditions. With MotS (a MotB homolog) forms the ion channels that couple flagellar rotation to proton/sodium motive force across the membrane and forms the stator elements of the rotary flagellar machine.) has product MDIATILGILSGFGLVLGAIMMGSGLRTFIDIPSVLIVLGGSIAALLIAFPLNTVIGSIKIALKAFFSPKQSPEAVIERVVELAIKARKESIIALEKEEIDDPFLAKGVRLVVDGTAPSLVSSILRTEIGFMKQRHFSGQAVFKFLGAMGPAYGMIGTLIGLVQMLQSLDDPSSIGPAMAVALLTTFYGALLANIIALPIAEKLAGKSGDEVLMMEVTIQGVMAILEGDNPIVVRSKLEAFLSPSQRQPLDN; this is encoded by the coding sequence ATGGATATAGCTACCATTCTGGGTATACTTTCTGGTTTTGGGTTGGTCCTCGGCGCGATTATGATGGGCAGCGGACTGAGAACCTTTATCGACATTCCTTCCGTGTTGATTGTTCTCGGCGGCTCTATCGCCGCCCTACTTATCGCTTTCCCCCTGAATACGGTTATCGGTTCCATCAAGATTGCCTTGAAAGCTTTTTTCAGTCCCAAGCAATCACCAGAGGCGGTTATTGAGCGGGTGGTTGAACTTGCCATCAAGGCCCGCAAAGAAAGCATTATCGCCCTGGAAAAAGAAGAAATCGATGATCCTTTTCTGGCCAAGGGGGTGCGCCTGGTGGTCGATGGTACAGCCCCCAGTCTGGTCAGCTCGATTCTACGCACCGAAATCGGTTTCATGAAACAACGCCATTTTTCCGGCCAAGCGGTCTTTAAATTTCTGGGGGCCATGGGTCCGGCCTACGGCATGATCGGCACCTTGATCGGGCTGGTGCAGATGCTGCAGAGTCTGGATGATCCCAGTTCAATCGGACCGGCAATGGCAGTTGCTTTGCTGACAACCTTCTACGGCGCCTTGCTGGCCAATATCATTGCTTTGCCGATTGCGGAAAAACTGGCCGGCAAATCCGGAGATGAAGTATTGATGATGGAAGTCACCATTCAGGGGGTCATGGCGATTCTTGAGGGCGACAATCCGATCGTGGTGCGCAGTAAACTTGAGGCTTTTCTGTCCCCGAGCCAGCGCCAACCGCTTGACAATTAA